The genomic window GTTAGGCGATTTATTATTACAAGTGGTACTGCAAGCCCAAATCGCTAGCGAATCTGGGCAATTTTCCCTCAAAGAAATAACTCAAGGAATTTCCCAAAAGTTGATTCGCCGTCATCCCCATGTGTTTGGTGATGTGTCGGTAGCAAGTGTGGATGAGGTGCGGCAAAATTGGGAACAAATTAAAGCGGAGGAAAAAGGTGAAGCATCTCCAGACGCGCAAAAGCTTAGTGCTAAACTCGGTCGTTATGGGCGTACCCTTCCCCCGTTGACGGCGGCGATGAAGATTTCCCAAAAGGCTGCGGCGATCGGGTTTGAATGGAAAAATATTCAGGGTGTCTGGGATAAGTTTCATGAGGAGTTGGCGGAGTTTCAACAGGCTTTGGCTGAGGAAACACTAGAACGACAACAAGCAGAATTAGGCGATTTACTATTTGCAGCTATTCAGCTAGCCCGTTGGCATAATCTTGACCCTAGCGCCGCTTTGCAAGGCACAAATCAGCGATTTGTCCAGCGATTAGAAAAAATGGAGGCAGTTGTTGACCGTCCCCTTTCTGATTACAGTTTGGATGAGTTAGAAAACTTGTGGCAACAGGCAAAAGCGCAACTTGCTAAAGAAGGTTTATAAGTTAAAGCCTCTCGGCCAGGGGAAAGGGCAGTATAAATTATTTCCTTAATAAAAAGACTAGAGAAACATAACTCACTTTGTCTCT from Nostoc sp. UHCC 0926 includes these protein-coding regions:
- the mazG gene encoding nucleoside triphosphate pyrophosphohydrolase — protein: MENQNESLAALQELIEVVAKLRSPDGGCPWDLAQTAETLTPYVIEEAYEVVDAINSGDKEAIAEELGDLLLQVVLQAQIASESGQFSLKEITQGISQKLIRRHPHVFGDVSVASVDEVRQNWEQIKAEEKGEASPDAQKLSAKLGRYGRTLPPLTAAMKISQKAAAIGFEWKNIQGVWDKFHEELAEFQQALAEETLERQQAELGDLLFAAIQLARWHNLDPSAALQGTNQRFVQRLEKMEAVVDRPLSDYSLDELENLWQQAKAQLAKEGL